A window of the Dictyostelium discoideum AX4 chromosome 4 chromosome, whole genome shotgun sequence genome harbors these coding sequences:
- a CDS encoding DUF829 family protein, which produces MSNNNKQPITKHIEFKYEITPSINPKVETNYLTYIGADVDSPNPNLSLIKKAADDDMESRPISIVLGWMGSTQKLLLKYINLWTSRGFNTFSYRADYFETLAILGLRLKAMHMLKQISTYLKERPNCDTIIFHIFSNGGGFLYWALIEFMLANDEYKFIHPMIKGVVMDSLPTFTNTQLFTGFWSLAKPMGGSLAAYATLPLTAPIWFPFFIFYRKYLTHPKNQFVHTVLYSTDDKLIPGAEVEAFLVRLKQNIRNDLIHVQKWEKSEHVCHLKHHTKDYLNNLNIFLKSIKAEEIRKTLPQSKL; this is translated from the exons atgtcaaataataataaacaaccaATCACCAAAcatattgaatttaaatatgaAATAACTCCATCAATTAACCCAAAGGTTgaaacaaattatttaacaTATATTGGTGCAGATGTAGATTCACCCAAtccaaatttatcattaataaaaaaagcaGCAGATGATGATATGGAATCAAGACCAATATCAATTGTATTAGGTTGGATGGGTTCAactcaaaaattattattaaaatatataaatttatggACTTCAAGAGGTTTTAATACATTTTCATATAGAGCTGATTATTTTGAAAc gTTAGCTATACTTGGATTAAGATTAAAAGCAATGCATATGttaaaacaaatttcaaCTTATTTAAAAGAGAGACCAAATTGTGATACAATCATATTtcatatattttcaaatggtgGTGGATTTCTATATTGGGCACTCATTGAATTTATGTTGGCAAATGatgaatataaatttattcatCCAATGATAAAAGGTGTAGTAATGGATAGTTTACCAACTTTTACAAATACTCAATTATTTACTGGATTTTGGTCATTGGCAAAACCAATGGGTGGTTCATTAGCTGCATATGCAACTTTACCATTAACTGCTCCAATTTGGtttccattttttatattttatagaAAATATTTAACTCATCCAAAA AATCAATTTGTTCATACAGTTTTATATTCAActgatgataaattaataccTGGTGCAGAAGTGGAAGCATTTTTAGTTagattaaaacaaaatattagaaatgatttaattcatGTTCAAAAATGGGAAAAATCAGAGCATGTTTGTCATTTAAAACATCATActaaagattatttaaataatttaaacatctttttaaaatcaatcaaaGCAGAAGAGATTAGAAAAACATTACCACAATCAAaactataa
- a CDS encoding START domain-containing protein, whose translation MQYVNGMDIVKSVYDEVKYLINYTTMPWTDLGEYEECSVQSIENPTEEGLIFKCIGEINTSPEIPLNVLYNANLQQIWDELCIESKKIEQLDSCNSVDYYSFGSPLGGAPRDFVFLRNFSVDFENKSAWVVIRSIHHESIPSPTYMKPSGWEFLQISPNKTRITLVVQINDLTIAPYLRINSVDLKRIYRNTGIQITHTLPNLIKYIKKNYKKEIENNFKKFKTPDLFNPNLNNNNNNNNNNNNNNNNNNNNNNNNNNNNNNNNQQQNIKNSNSNENNNNNSDSITNSNSNENLNEKDGKKILLPQLSEEFEFLDVDEELYDVDKTPTFMFKETSKTVGELEVNPVETGWNCFRKFNDYTFYYRDYDENSLDFACSGSSFIDASAEVIFSYIFSEYSCKIDQWTCGMKTLKKLDQVTSLERMSFRSVLAPKDVLSAVLVKQVNYFQKGIIFLGYRSLLKPSTIVKTGFWYSPSAYYIIPQERGCIIRYILKFRMYLPPSTYKIYPKKQILYVISEKTRATVEMIKYYSINPFYLHKRKQQEFPHWEGIDKFSELAEIFSNIQIRHSKPSLIINSPPNSNNHENEKKRKFRDNGINSTSISIPSTQFCFSSGGGSGGSSSSSSSTSSSLTFSPPQQLSSPTSSSSSSTFSNDSALIDNNQQLDINNNNDQEYLRFSENWESYITRKPFLLLISSGLHLRKPPKKKSPRYLESHNLKTCSLFDLLPYEMIQYIFTLMDATHLIRMSRTCKYFNRICLDDNIWRDLYNREFTKNSSDSLFKWSSIEDINLGTEKKQLLDLTFDHSKKKSNNSSPLSASSSSSSPSPPLLPPPPPPIPQLPDMLLENNNKYNNREQIQKNEHYWLNMFREKETINRHWRAGNGKVSNLRGHKGKISCLQMAPNQIFTGSKDKEFKSWNIATKQCESTTRCGASSVISFEKDNFTKLSTDIFPYCLFMHGIIRLGCSNGAIQHYNIATKEIEKEQRFLYVSNGFIFMKRDIYSYESNTVKLYDSETEQELQMIEIENTKINHCKIGRFENFCMIACTDKTVKLWDIDSNKTELVLNGHKGSVNCLDFLNDYQLITGSSDKTIRMWDIRNPSSAIHNIKSHSSKVKAISIYNNLRMCTGDEDSICLWNLEGSNEPNLLTTINNLSPVECLSIDDETMLAGFSDGEVSYYDFNSK comes from the exons atgcAATATGTAAATGGTATGGATATTGTTAAAAGTGTGTACGATGaagttaaatatttaattaattataccaCTATGCCTTGGACAGATTTGGGTGAATATGAAGAATGTTCAGTTCAATCCATAGAAAATCCAACTGAAGAaggtttaatttttaaatgtattGGTGAAATTAATACTTCACCAGAAATTCcattaaatgttttataCAATGCAAATTTACAACAAATATGGGATGAACTTTGTATTGAG TCAAAAAAGATTGAACAATTAGACAGTTGCAATTCAgttgattattattcatttggATCACCACTTGGAGGAGCTCCAAGAgactttgtttttttaagaaatttttcagttgattttgaaaataaatcagCATGGGTAGTAATTAGATCAATTCATCATGAATCAATACCTAGTCCAACATATATGAAACCATCAGGATGGGAATTCCTTCAAATTTCACCAAATAAAACTAGAATTACATTGGTAGTacaaattaatgatttaaccATTGCACCATACCTCAGAATTAATTCTGTAGATTTGAAAAGGATCTATAGAAATACTGGTATTCAAATTACTCATACTTTACCAAAtcttataaaatatattaaaaaaaattataaaaaagaaattgaaaataattttaaaaaatttaaaacaccaGATTTATTTAACCCAaatcttaataataataataataataataataataataataataataataataataataataataataataataataataataataataataataataataatcaacaacaaaatattaaaaatagtaatagtaatgaaaataataataataatagtgatagtattacaaattcaaattcaaatgaaaatttaaatgaaaaagatggaaagaaaattttattaccaCAATTATCagaagaatttgaatttttagatGTAGATGAAGAGTTATATGATGTTGATAAAACACCAACTTTTATGTTTAAAGAAACTAGTAAAACTGTTGGTGAATTAGAGGTAAATCCAGTTGAAACCGGTTGGAATTGTTTTAGAAAGTTTAATGATTATACATTCTATTATAGAGATTATGATGAAAATTCATTAGATTTCGCATGTAGTGGTAGTTCATTTATAGATGCATCTGCAGAAGTGATATTTTCTTATATATTTTCAGAGTATTCATGTAAAATCGATCAATGGACATGTGGTATGAAAACATTGAAAAAGTTAGATCAGGTAACTTCATTGGAGAGAATGAGTTTTCGGTCGGTTTTAGCACCAAAGGATGTTTTGTCGGCTGTATTGGTTAAACAggttaattattttcaaaaggGTATAATATTCCTTGGGTATAGGTCATTGTTGAAACCATCTACAATAGTGAAGACGGGATTTTGGTATTCTCCATCAGCTTATTACATAATTCCACAAGAAAGGGGTTGTATTATAAGATATATATTAAAGTTTAGAATGTATTTACCACCATCaacatataaaatttatccAAAGAAACAAATTCTATATGTTATATCAGAAAAAACTAGAGCAACTGTCGAAAtgattaaatattattcaattaatccattttatttacatAAAAGAAAACAACAAGAGTTTCCACATTGGGAAGGTATTGATAAATTCTCAGAATTGGCcgaaattttttcaaatattcaaattcGTCATTCTAAACCatctttaattataaattcaccaccaaattcaaataatcatgagaacgaaaaaaaaagaaaatttagaGATAATGGAATTAATTCaacttcaatttcaattcctTCAACTCAGTTTTGTTTTtcaagtggtggtggtagtggtggtagtagtagtagtagtagtagcaCTTCATCATCTTTGACATTTTCACCACCTCAACAACTCTCTTCACCAAcatcttcttcatcctcttccactttttcaaatgattcagctttaatagataataatcaacaattagatattaataataataatgatcaaGAATATCTTAGATTTTCAGAAAATTGGGAATCATATATAACAAGaaaaccatttttattattaatatcaagtGGATTACATTTAAGAAAACcaccaaaaaagaaatcaccaCGTTATTTGGAAAGtcataatttaaaaacttgttctttatttgatttgTTACCATATGAAATGattcaatatattttcaCATTAATGGATGCAACTCATTTAATTAGAATGTCAAGAActtgtaaatattttaataggATTTGTTTGGATGATAATATTTGGAGAGATCTTTATAATAGAGAGTTTACAAAAAATAGTTCagattctttatttaaatggaGTTCAATTGAAGATATAAATTTAGGTACTGAAAAGAAACAATTATTGGATTTAACTTTTGAtcatagtaaaaaaaaatcaaataattcttcaccattatcagcatcttcatcttcttcttcaccatcgccaccactactaccaccaccaccaccaccaattccACAATTACCAGATATGCtacttgaaaataataataaatataataatagagaacaaattcaaaagaatGAACATTATTGGTTGAATATGtttagagaaaaagaaacaattaaTAGACATTGGAGAGCTGGTAATGGGAAAGTTAGTAATTTAAGAGGACATAAAGGAAAGATTAGTTGTTTACAAATGGCACCAAATCAAATATTCACAGGTTCAAAggataaagaatttaaatcttgGAATATTGCAACAAAACAATGTGAAAGTACAACTAGATGTGGTGCAAGTTCAGttatttcatttgaaaaggATAATTTTACTAAACTTTCAACAGATATATTCccatattgtttatttatgcATGGTATCATTAGATTGGGTTGTTCAAATGGTGCAATTCAACATTACAATATCGCtacaaaagaaattgaaaaagaacaacGTTTTCTCTACGTTTCTAATGGTTTCATTTTCATGAAAAGAGATATTTACTCTTATGAAAGTAATACCGTCAAGCTATATGATAGCGAAACTGAACAGGAATTGCAAATGATAGAAATTGAAAACACCAAAATTAATCATTGTAAAATTGGAAGGTTTGAAAACTTTTGTATGATTGCATGTACTGATAAAACTGTTAAGCTATGGGATATAGACTCAAATAAAACTGAATTGGTTCTCAATGGTCACAAAGGTTCAGTTAATTGTCTCGactttttaaatgattatcaattgattacAGGTTCAAGCGATAAGACCATTAGAATGTGGGATATCAGAAATCCAAGTTCTGCCATCCACAATATAAAATCTCATTCCTCAAAGGTTAAAGCAATAAGTatctataataatttacGTATGTGTACAGGGGATGAAGATTCAATTTGCTTATGGAATTTAGAGGGTAGTAATGAACCAAACCTTTTAACTaccattaataatttatcacccGTAGAATGTTTATCAATAGATGATGAAACAATGTTAGCTGGTTTTTCTGATGGTGAAGTTTCTTACTATGactttaattcaaaatag